The genomic region CATGCTCTTATCGGATTTTGGTGAAGCTAGGACTGGAACTGGACCGTTTGCAGGCGATATCATGCCGATCCAATACCGCGCGCCCGAGGTTATAATGTGCATTACCTGGAACCGCCCAGTGGATATCTGGAGCGTTGGACTAACGGCTTGGGACCTTCTTGGTCCGAAACGATTATTCACGGcgaaagatgaagatggagacatgTACGACGCAGCACACCTCGCAGAGCTTATAGCAACACTTGGCCCGCCACCCCAGGAATTTCTGCAACGCAATGTCGAGAGAACGGCTGACTTCTGGGACGAACAAGGTATGTCTGATAAATTGAATTTATATCTACTCTGGGTGGTCACTGACGCATTGTAACAGGCAAGTGGCTTAGACTGGCACCTATTCCGAAAGGTCGCTCACCAGAGGAGCTTGAGACACGGCTCGAAGACAGTACGGGCCTCACTGCGTTTTTGCGACGTGTTCTGACATGGATGCCTGAAAATAGACCTACAGCGAAGGAATTACTACGAGATCCGTGGGTCAGCGGGAGGACAGAAGCACATAGGACGCCGTAGCGTGGCATACTCGAAGCGATGAGTGCTGGAGTGGTCAATCGAGGTTGCACCCTATAAAGCGCCAGGGAACAAAATAAATTCAATGTATCAATATTCGAATAGAACTGTAAGAGTTTACTGAAGCTAAAACGTTCTCACCAAGCCTTGCCTGAaatcgacttcttcttcgtagCTCCTCTAAGCCTGCCAAAGAAATTCCCTCCCATAACTGACGTCCTGGCAACAGTTTCATCCCGCTCCCTATGCCCCTCACATTTCCTCGGCGCCACCCGCCCCTGACTCTCCCAATAAAACCTCGACACATCAAACTCATGATGTGTACCTGGCGCTACACAAATAACCTTTTCCTTGGTAGCCTCCAGCTGCGGCCAACATGTATCACACCAGTTACAGCCTGGAAACTCTTCCGACTTATTAGCATTGGTAACTTGAATAATCTTTCCACAGAGCTTGTTCGAACAGCAGGCTGTTGAATCAATGGTAGGCCACCATTCGCGGAAAGATGCCTTCTCAGATGATATCATTGATGCTTTGCTCTTGAGCTCGAGTTGGGTGCAGATCTCATTGCAGACATGTGTTGCGAAGAAGAATTTGAAACCTTCTCTTCCGAGGTTTGTGTCTGCGAGTTTGAAGCGTTCTGGATCAAGAGTGTGAATAGCTGGGTCTGTGAGAACGTGCCCCACGCCTTGGAGATCGCAGACCAGAAAGCTTCCCCATGACCTTTCGTAGGTGAAGTGTGAGAAGGCCTGTGCTGCTTTGTTGAATTCATCGTCTGGGTTATCCTCGTTGACGTAGCTGCAGTTATTGTTGTACTTGACATAATCGCCCTCGATGAAGGGTTCGAGGGAGATATAGTCGGTACCGGAATTGCCAGATTTACCTTTCAGGCATGATGTGACGATAAAGTCAATTGAGTGCTTATCACCTGTAAGAGCATTGAACTCTAGTGCGAACGCTTTGCAGAGAGCTTGACAGCGCATgtcctcggcaagatgcgCAAGACGCTTTCCACCGCGCTTGAACGACTTGACGACGTATGGGTTTGTGGAGTGTGTTGTCTTGGCGCAGTATGCAAGGCGTAGAGCGCCTTGAGCAAAGGGCATGCGACGTTTGTGAACGTTGAGTTCCATGACACTCAACTTGATGTTATCATCGTGAGCCATCATGTCATTCAGTGTACCAGAGCGGTGAACCACAGTATCCGGACTGAAACCCTCGACAACGAGCTTATCCTCGAACCAACTCTGCTCAGACCACTTTTTCTCTACATCTTCGAGGATTGCTTCGCTCTGCTTCTCGTTgaattcatcatcttccgCTTCGCCGATGGCGTCTAGATGAGACATTTGAGCAGTCTTGGTTCCCTTTTCACCAGTTCGAGAGGAAGACTCTGACATTCTAACGGCGGTACGAGATGCGGAGCTTGTAACGCTCTTGACTACCAGGTGCCGAAGGGCGCTGTACGTAGTGCCCAgctcagcttcttcaaagagCAGACCTCCCTTGGCAGTTCCTTTAGAACTTGAACCAAGAACGCTACTCCTCGGTCCTGAGTTTGCCTTTAAAGCCTCTCGGTAGTGGGGGTTTGACTTTAGAAGCTTGCAGTCTGCCGACGCAGCGGCATATTCCTGGAGGAAAACGTATGCCATCTTGTCAGTCGCACTTAAAATCCGAAGAAGAGCGTAGTTGAGGTTCAGACCAATCATCTGCTTCAGAAGAGGTTGATACTGAAGCTTATGTGGTTCGGTTCCGGGAGTGTAGTAATCATCACTCTTCTCCGTCCAACTGTGAAAGATATTACCGTGCGGTGGGGCATCAGCGATATGAATGATGCATCGGGTCTGATTCTTCCAGGAAGCATTGATGGCTTGTTGAATACCACCTAGGACATCCTCAGGAGCATCACCGCCGCCCCGAGCTTTCAACTTATCGATGAAACCCCTTACTTTCTCCACATCAGTAGTGAAGTCGATGAACTGAATGTGATTCTTATCACAGTGGTCTTTGTAACTGACAACCGCAATCCTCACTTCTGCCTCATTATAGAACGTCTCGGTAATGTCCTGCATGATCTTCTTTACCTGCTCTTTAGCAGCAGCGATAAAGGGACCCATAGACGAAGTAGTATCCATGAGAAACAGCAGATCTGTCGCACAAGCCGCCTTGAACATTCCCTCATTGGGAGCTCTTTTCATTTGGGCAGCAGCTTGAGCTTCCCGCTTCAGTTCAAGAACACGAAGTCTGGCTTCAGCGGCAGAAAGACCTGTAAGGCCTGCCTCACGCTTCAGACGATCGTTTATAGCGCGCTCCTGCTGCATTGCGCGGCGGAGATCATCGCGTTCGATCTCCATCTGGCGGAGACGTTCGCGGGTACCAGAGGAGGTGGCGTTGGATGTTCCGGAGTCGCCGGGGGTTCGCAGTCGCTGAAGCGCGCCGGCGATGGGCGGGACGGATCTGGGTTCATCGCTGCGACTTGGTACTGCGCGGTCTCTGCTTGGTGGATAGGGAGGGAGGATGGtagatgctgaagatgcactGGATGCAGTGGAGGTTGCGGAGGAGGTGTCAGTTAGGGCACGAATATCTCGCGTCTCCCCATCATTGCCAGTAGAACCTGGTGGCGAGTATGGAGGAGGGGCACTCATTTTGGTATGTATTGATGAATTGGGCTACTTGAAGAATATCGCTGCTCTGTATTGGAAGCAAGTATATATATTCGGCCCATCTCGACTTATGTTACTATTTCCATACCGTTACCGAAGTCGATCAACCTACTCCTCATTATCGCAATGCTAGGCTCTTTCAGAATCCTAGTGCGTCTTCTTCGCCCGATAAGGCTTCCTTCGCGCATCGACATATCAAGCGAAGCTCCACTGAAGCCCTCCATATAAACCGGGCGTTTCTCAGGTCTCAATTCCGCGCCATTATTCCCATTCCGCATAATCGGGTCCAATCACAGCCCCCGTTGCCTTACCACTTTTAGCGCTGATCGACACAGAATTCCCTGTTGGTTCAGATTGACCAATCAGATCAATGCACGAATTCGCCCTGTTTGAGGGTGTAGTCCTGGAAAAGTCGTGTCTGCCTGATCTGATGGAGGCAGTGTCGTTTTGGTGGAGTCATGTCGGTCGCCCACTGAGTTAGGGAGTACAGTTTGGACTTTGAGCATAGACATTACAGGGGTCGACGCCCGGGAGCAGTTAATTGATAACATTAGCCTTGGAGCTTGTGAATTGAGGTTCTGAGAATGCCTGGGGCGGGGTTCATCACCAGATACATAGCCAAGTTGCCCGAGTCAATCTATCTTCCTTCTGTCAGCCCATTATCCGGAGCTGCCTATCTTGGGATCTCAAATAGAGCCTTATCGGTTATACGAGGCTGAATATTTGTAAATTATTGCGGTAAATTATTGTGGTAAATCGTCGGTTTAGACTGTGCCGCATTTTCCTCGCTCATTATCGacctcatcagcctcaacaccatcttcttcattgcACTCTTCACTTTCATCTGAGACCTGGCCTCAGTACATTTCATGATTCTTCAATCGTCAACAACGTCTTCTGCTTGAACAACGAGGTTCATCATGGCAGATACTCGTCGCGCAGAATGGTTCCTCTCCAAAGCATCCCTCCAACCCCCTCCCCGCCTCGGCCGTCTAACCGAACCACCCGCACAAGATTTCCTCCCATTCAGTACTACCAACCGCGATGCAGCCCGCCAGCTCCTCGTACAACAGAGAACCTCAGATCCCAACTACAAATCCCCAGACCGACAAAAGCGACATCTCTTCCGCTCCAAAGAACAAAAGGCCGAGGCTTGCGATACTTCACAATGGAGCTTTACGAAACATGAAGTTGCGAAAGCCTTCAATGCGCTACTAGCACAAGAGATACTTCCTCCGGCTGGCGTTGCGCAGGCTCTCTTGCTGCATACTACACTGACATCACTGGATGAGCTTTGGGGTCACCTAAATGATGCGCagctggagaagaggatgaagaggaacaGGATGAGCGAGATCTTGAACTTCGATTCAAACGGCATGACTTGGTTGGATACAGTGACGTCCCGTGACAACTTCAACTACGTTCATTTGTTGTGCCAAACACAAGCGAGCCAAGGGGTCTTGAACAGGGCGTTTGGCATGGCCCTGTCCCGATCATCTCTCGAGTCTATGAAGCTTCTGCTGAGCTTCGGAGCAGTGGCCTCTGACTACCAAGATCTCATCGGCCAACATATACGAGCCAGGAACTTAGAGTTAGTGAGGCTTCTACTGTCAGCGCCTAATTCTATGGCACCCTCGGATTGGAAGGCATGTCTCGAACAAGATTTCGCAAgggcagaagcagaagaagcattgtctctctctttcgtTCTCCTGCTCCTATCTCACCGCCCAGAACTGGTCTCGGAATCTTTTCTCCTCAGTGCACTGAGACTACAGAGTTATCAAGCCACAGCTGTGATGTTGGGCTACGCATACTCCAATCAGGTCTTCTTCGCCATTCGTCATCAGGTCTGCAAAATCATTTCTCAGTACCAGAATGGTAACCAGAGACTAGCGTTCTTCACTCTCCTTTCTCATTCTGGTCTTGTTGGGGACAACTTGGTCACTCGAGAAGAGCTTGTCAAGGAAGTTCTCGCTCGCCACTTACCACTTGTCAAGCTGCTTGTGCATGCAGGTGTCGCGGTTGATGTCCCTCCACACAACGCTTTGAAGTGGGCCGTCTCACAACTAGACTTTGACATGCTGGAGATTCTTAGACATGGGACACTGTCGTTGCCTGCATCCCAAGTACTGAGCTACCTGCCCGATAACATCCCAGAGCCTGACATGGTTGATTTCATGAACATGTTTGGCTCTATGGGTCTGGGAGGACAACAGCTCGACTCATGCCTAGTCCGTGCTGCGCAGAGAAAGCAACAGCACCTTGTCCAAACTCTGCTCCACTACGGTGCAtctgttgaagctgaagaggctgctgcCATTCGCGCAGCTATCATATCTGCTGATCTGTATGTGCTAAGCTTGCTTCTGCAAGGGCAGTGCGCACCGACTATACTTTCAACCCTTATCCCTACCGCCATGGAGATATCACCAAGAACCATGAGGTTCGGTGTGATGCAATGTCTCATTCAGAAAGGCGTTGAAAGACAGTCACTCGGCACCGCTCTTCTGCAGCTCCTGTCTGAAGAGGGTAATATTGACTCTGatctcaccaagcttcttATCGACAATGGTGCACCACTGGATTGTACCTCGGACGTTGACGCTTCGCCGCTTGTACAGGCCATAAAGAAAGGAGATGTCACAGTTCTGAACATGCTATGCAGCGCG from Fusarium fujikuroi IMI 58289 draft genome, chromosome FFUJ_chr04 harbors:
- a CDS encoding related to protein kinase; its protein translation is MSAPPPYSPPGSTGNDGETRDIRALTDTSSATSTASSASSASTILPPYPPSRDRAVPSRSDEPRSVPPIAGALQRLRTPGDSGTSNATSSGTRERLRQMEIERDDLRRAMQQERAINDRLKREAGLTGLSAAEARLRVLELKREAQAAAQMKRAPNEGMFKAACATDLLFLMDTTSSMGPFIAAAKEQVKKIMQDITETFYNEAEVRIAVVSYKDHCDKNHIQFIDFTTDVEKVRGFIDKLKARGGGDAPEDVLGGIQQAINASWKNQTRCIIHIADAPPHGNIFHSWTEKSDDYYTPGTEPHKLQYQPLLKQMIGLNLNYALLRILSATDKMAYVFLQEYAAASADCKLLKSNPHYREALKANSGPRSSVLGSSSKGTAKGGLLFEEAELGTTYSALRHLVVKSVTSSASRTAVRMSESSSRTGEKGTKTAQMSHLDAIGEAEDDEFNEKQSEAILEDVEKKWSEQSWFEDKLVVEGFSPDTVVHRSGTLNDMMAHDDNIKLSVMELNVHKRRMPFAQGALRLAYCAKTTHSTNPYVVKSFKRGGKRLAHLAEDMRCQALCKAFALEFNALTGDKHSIDFIVTSCLKGKSGNSGTDYISLEPFIEGDYVKYNNNCSYVNEDNPDDEFNKAAQAFSHFTYERSWGSFLVCDLQGVGHVLTDPAIHTLDPERFKLADTNLGREGFKFFFATHVCNEICTQLELKSKASMISSEKASFREWWPTIDSTACCSNKLCGKIIQVTNANKSEEFPGCNWCDTCWPQLEATKEKVICVAPGTHHEFDVSRFYWESQGRVAPRKCEGHRERDETVARTSVMGGNFFGRLRGATKKKSISGKAW